The following are encoded together in the Rhizoctonia solani chromosome 10, complete sequence genome:
- a CDS encoding glycoside hydrolase family 31 protein: protein MSSDTDSIWDGDSRLDTAGSNAGPENMGSHDCEIKFIDQLDDPEGWEIGVGLGEELGSLWRGSVGHRESFEVAARDGVDLSNPYPVDLLSDTPIEDDPTSFGLIIAQTGSTLPYADTHATPHYPYRNQKPDAKSHNLGKLANWFNIGAINSTDTQSPNFNPTPFVMSSRPHTKRGLLDPLISSVSKRPRSRATTPEPASGTNNATQASNVSDEARQMQPTTTNPCEMSATPPPAGTDSTIRALSLPPHDEPASAGEHRATTTDQNPTGEPLLKRVGTALKAFRHGAGAFPPLQATIDDVISCFETLKIEPEYQREYDALLLELESLSETLVHHLQKPSSAHISIEKQTDVIKKRRDQPPERKLAKAAQDQHEVLSAYRGIERAFRQLQTDAGLSVWSIVEKQAADSLLEKLAPSRLAAHNSTLATDVNRRSCTKQTRTQILLELDQWSADRKTPNIYWMSGMAGTGKTTIAYTFAESLKARGLLGASFFCTRASSECQDVGRIVPTIAYQLARYSMSFQSAVVKALENDPDIGTRAIVEQCERLIKEPLSRVKDDIPDGLVVVIDALDECSSANGVRKILDVLFRTAPDFPLKFFVTSRPEPDIRHRIEAQPDRARSICTLHDIEASLVQADIELYLRDELADTTVSETDMMRLANLSGKLFIYAATSIRYIRRKGTTVDHDRLESILRSSSKSVSRHVGIDQLYTTILDAATAEFEEEPEEQDQMCRMLWTAVCTREPVNVDTLAALTGIKPSKANILLQSLYSVLHVSQTTNMITTLHASFPDFMFDEARSKRFYCDEAKHSQLLAQECFKVMEAQLRFNICNLESSFVADSQVEDLENRIARSISPTLSYVAHYWGGHVVKSKPCKAVQKGLEGFLSHRLLFWMEVLSLKRTLDKGISMLSALKAWLTGKSALPDVISSLNDSWIFVSKYAAGSVSQSTPHIYISALPFCHHSNSVRKQYWGRTRGLLHLQGSVIDKSQTALLATWSQWMSPNSLAFSPGGSRLAVGFDDGTVHVLYDHNGDVALGPLEGHTGQVSCVAFSPDGSLLVSGSEDGTIFVRDAQTGNLIYDPIRGHESVVTSVCFSPNGKYLLSGSDDQTTRMWDSGNGSLIPNSIKRHPHKVLCTAFSPDGKHIACGLDSNKCPIVVYDASTGESLPFIFDAHQSSACSITFSPNSNHLLTGHVSRDLCVLNLHDGTAAHSLPKIHDTTITSIRFSPLGDKLVTTSGDGCVYIWDVENGYSNPCLLGTHDDRVHSAAFSPDGTRVASCSDDRTVKMWNALHSTSSHTRKWKTPTDVVYSVAISPDGSRIAAGGLDKAIYMFNAHDGTPALEPLVAHVERILSVAFSPDGRYLVSGGADNAICLWDSTTGKLLFAPLRGRRGWIQSVSFSPDSRRMVSASHDGTVEMWNVDDGTLVPSDLIGRLEYEVYSVAFSPDGERIAFGCRGGKIRIWESQKLTLVFNLPVSQYQYKGINSLKFSSDGRFIVSHSFPGGIRVFDSHSCDFVLGPLDEFSDRRRSAVFSPDGNYIVSGSSGGSIRIWRVEGWAPAYEPLEGHQDLVCSLAYSPDGAYIVSASQDSTIRVWKAPGRRAISSSSQYDSSTSDQREPHAAIAGGMTIGDDGWARNRDSQLLFWVPFGLQEHLPHPENLYIIEPEGIMRVDYSQPLLLAAKFTYVAEGNAGCLAIGSRSALPVLRALKKSEAANDDRNVHAHIVLIGSLDQVLKSAFQPALTRLILLAALAEVALGVHHQDFKSCSQSGFCRRGRAIAKRADDVGGKWTSPYAIDTTNLRISPDRSKITMPVKSSIHPDIKFQLSVIVHEDGTARVRMDEVDGLRKRYDGAADWALASTPEARGVDWKPVDGGIEGRWDGLLLCVTYEPLLIELIRDGRVEVSVNGRGLLHMEHFRNKHQAEHNTNKAYTQHAQGEQKVIEEPKPKVNAWFEGETEDGYWEERFKSWTDSKPKGPESFSLDITFPTHAQVYGIPQHAAPLSLPTTTGEGSFFNDPYRLYNLDVFEHEASSTMPLYGAIPLLHAHSEHSTVGVFLAVASETWIDISRTPDAAGTRTHWIAESGIIDLFILPGPSTQDIFSQYARLTGNPVLPALWSLGYHQCRWTYVSSDDVRSVQKRFDEEDMPLDVLWLDIEYAKDRMYFMWGEHAFPDPIQMTKDVMAIGRKASILPLATLYTAARELDVLVKRPGGKDEFEGRCWSGSSAWVDFLHPASWDWWKNLYKFDKPAVEGEEKAVDWVWRASSEGMHIWNDMNEPSVFDGPEITMQKDNVHYGGWEHRDVHNINGMLYHNITAQAVKERQSPAKRPFVLTRSFFAGSQRHGAMWTGDNMGTWEHMAVGIRMVLTSNIAGMSFAGADVGGYFGNPPPEMLVRWYQVGAFTPFFRAHAHLDTKRREPYLLADPYKSIVRDVLRLRYTLLPVWYTAFRETSVTGMPVLRPHYVVFPKDKQGFAIDDQYYIGNSGLLVKPITAPGVDKTSVYFAGAQPHYDYQTYEVYQGSERGRNVIVPAPLGKIPLFVQAGHVIPTRQRPRRSSPLMKNDPFTLLMALDNQGSAGGDLYLDDGESYDHETGSLIWRQFFAQMADGGLVIAGDDLVNENLDRTVDQTALEQYNPENAFAKSIAQVRVERIIILGSKKPKAVLKDRLPLEFTYEAGVTFDQNKDGRASVLTIKNPGAFIVKTWGVYVQY from the exons ATGTCGTCCGACACTGACTCGATTTGG GATGGAGATTCCAGATTGGATACCGCAGGTTCTAACGCAGGTCCTGAAAACATGGGGTCGCATGATTGTGAAATTAAATTTATAGACCAGTTGGACGATCCAGAGGGTTGGGAGATTGGTGTTGGCCTTGGAGAGGAGCTGGGGTCATTGTGGAGGGGCAGTGTCGGGCATCGCGAGTCCTTCGAAGTTGCAGCACGCGACGGGGTTGATCTTAGTAATCCTTACCCTGTGGATCTACTGTCCgacacccctattgaggatgACCCCACTTCTTTCGGTCTTATAATAGCGCAGACTGGAAGTACATTGCCTTATGCGGACACCCACGCCACTCCCCACTACCCTT ATCGGAATCAAAAACCGGACGCTAAGTCTCACAACCTTGGTAAACTTGCCAACTGGTTCAATATTGGAGCAATCAACTCGACCGATACACAGTCACCAAACTTCAATCCCACACCTTTTGTCATGTCTTCCAGGCCCCATACCAAACGGGGTTTGCTTGACCCTTTGATATCCTCAGTCTCAAAGCGTCCGCGATCGCGTGCTACAACCCCAGAGCCCGCTTCAGGTACCAACAATGCGACTCAAGCCTCAAATGTCTCAGACGAAGCACGTCAAATGCAACCCACGACTACTAACCCTTGCGAGATGTCGGCCACACCTCCGCCTGCGGGCACGGATAGCACAATCAGAGCTCTGAGTCTACCCCCTCATGATgaacctgcatctgcagggGAGCATAGAGCGACAACGACTGACCAGAATCCAACGGGCGAACCGCTGCTCAAGCGCGTTGGcacggcgcttaaggccttTCGTCACGGTGCGGGTGCGTTCCCACCGCTCCAGGCCACTATCGACGATGTGATATCCTGCTTCGAGACACTCAAG ATAGAGCCAGAGTATCAGCGAGAGTACGACGCACTCCTACTCGAGCTTGAGTCGCTGAGTGAGACTCTCGTCCATCACCTACAAAAACCGAGCTCTGCGCATAT ATCGATTGAGAAGCAAACCGATGTGATCAAGAAGAGACGTGATCAGCCCCCGGAACGCAAGCTGGCAAAAGCCGCACAAGATCAGCATGAGGTCCTGAGTGCGTATCGGGGAATCGAGAGAGCGTTTCGACAACTGCAA ACCGACGCAGGGTTGAGTGTGTGGAGCATCGTGGAAAAACAGGCTGCA GATAGCCTGCTTGAGAAGCTGGCCCCATCTAGACTAGCCGCCCATAACTCTACTCTTGCAACAGACGTCAATCGCCGATCCTGCACCAAACAGACACGCACTCAGATCTTGCTCGAGCTCGACCAATGGTCAGCCGACCGTAAGACACCGAACATATACTGGATGAGCGGCATGGCCGGTACCGGCAAGACTACCATCGCATATACCTTTGCCGAGTCACTCAAGGCACGTGGACTACTTGGGGCGAGCTTCTTCTGCACACGAGCGTCGAGTGAATGTCAGGACGTGGGACGAATCGTACCGACGATCGCATATCAGCTTGCGCGCTACTCGATGAGCTTCCAGTCGGCAGTCGTAAAGGCACTGGAGAATGATCCTGACATCGGGACCCGGGCTATAGTGGAGCAATGCGAACGGCTGATCAAAGAGCCCCTAAGTCGAGTGAAGGATGATATACCGGATGGACTTGTGGTGGTGATTGACGCACTAGACGAATGCAGCAGCGCAAACGGAGTGAGGAAAATCCTGGACGTACTCTTCAGAACTGCTCCCGACTTTCCCCTGAAGTTCTTCGTGACGAGCCGACCGGAGCCAGACATCCGCCACCGGATAGAGGCCCAGCCCGACCGCGCCCGCTCGATCTGCACACTACATGATATCGAGGCGTCGCTTGTGCAAGCGGACATCGAGCTATACCTTCGGGACGAACTTGCGGACACCACTGTCTCCGAAACCGATATGATGCGTCTTGCAAACCTGTCTGGCAAGCTGTTCATATATGCGGCCACGTCGATTCGGTATATTCGGAGAAAAGGAACGACAGTGGACCATGACCGACTTGAATCTATTCTGAGATCATCTTCCAAATCGGTCTCACGACACGTCGGCATCGACCAGCTGTATACTACGATTCTGGATGCTGCGACTGCGGAGTTTGAGGAAGAGCCAGAGGAGCAAGACCAGATGTGTCGAATGCTATGGACTGCAGTATGCACTCGAGAACCGGTCAACGTCGATACACTGGCAGCACTGACCGGGATCAAACCATCAAAGGCCAACATACTGCTGCAGTCCCTGTACTCGGTACTACACGTGTCGCAAACAACTAACATGATCACGACATTGCATGCATCGTTCCCGGACTTCATGTTCGATGAAGCACGGTCGAAAAGGTTCTACTGCGACGAAGCGAAGCATAGTCAGCTGCTTGCCCAAGAGTGCTTCAAGGTGATGGAAGCGCAGCTGCGATTCAACATATGTAATCTGGAAAGCTCGTTTGTAGCCGATAGCCAAGTGGAAGATTTAGAAAATCGAATAGCAAGGTCAATCTCGCCAACGCTGTCGTATGTTGCGCACTACTGGGGAGGGCATGTGGTCAAGAGCAAGCCTTGCAAGGCAGTTCAGAAAgggctggaaggcttccTATCGCATCGgctgctgttctggatggaggtacTGAGCCTGAAGCGTACGCTTGACAAGGGAATTAGCATGctgtcggcgcttaaggcatgGCTGACG GGCAAAAGTGCATTGCCAGATGTAATCAGCTCACTGAATGACTCGTGGATCTTTGTATCGAAGTATGCGGCCGGATCGGTTTCGCAGTCAacaccgcatatatacatctcgGCACTGCCATTTTGCCATCACTCAAACTCAGTACGCAAGCAATACTGGGGTCGTACTCGAGGGCTGCTTCATCTGCAAGGCTCTGTGATAGATAAAAGTCAAACGGCGCTACTTGCAACATGGTCGCAATGGATGTCGCCTAACTCGCTAGCATTCTCCCCTGGCGGATCTCGACTTGCAGTTGGATTTGATGATGGCACAGTTCATGTACTGTATGACCATAACGGAGACGTTGCTCTGGGACCCCTCGAGGGGCACACCGGACAGGTCAGTTGTGTGGCATTTTCTCCCGACGGATCGCTGCTTGTCTCTGGTTCTGAGGACGGTACAATCTTTGTCCGGGATGCGCAAACGGGCAATCTCATATATGACCCTATCAGGGGGCATGAAAGTGTGGTGACGTCAGTGTGTTTTTCGCCCAATGGCAAGTATCTCCTCTCAGGGTCGGATGACCAGACAACACGGATGTGGGACAGTGGCAACGGCAGTCTCATACccaactccatcaaacgccaCCCTCACAAAGTCCTCTGCAcggcattctctcctgatggcaagCATATCGCATGTGGCTTGGATAGCAATAAGTGTCCGATTGTTGTTTACGACGCATCTACTGGCGAGTCTCTCCCTTTTATATTCGATGCTCATCAGTCCTCGGCCTGTTCAATCACCTTTTCGCCAAACAGCAACCACCTGCTCACTGGCCATGTATCCCGTGATCTGTGCGTCTTGAATCTACATGACGGCACCGCCGCACACTCCCTACCTAAAATACACGATACGACAATCACATCCATTAGGTTTTCGCCACTCGGAGACAAACTCGTCACTACCTCTGGCGATGGGTGCGTATATATATGGGATGTAGAGAACGGCTactccaacccttgcctaCTTGGCACACACGACGATCGGGTCCACTCCGctgcgttctcacccgacggcacacGAGTCGCATCATGCTCAGACGATCGCACCGTCAAGATGTGGAATGCACTTCATTCGACATCCTCTCACACGCGGAAATGGAAGACGCCAACCGATGTTGTCTATTCGGTTGCAATCTCGCCTGATGGGTCACGCATCGCAGCAGGGGGTCTCGACAAAGCGATCTATATGTTCAACGCACACGACGGCACTCCCGCTCTCGAGCCACTTGTTGCACACGTCGAGCGGATCCTCTCGGTGGCGTTCTCGCCCGACGGCAGGTACCTTGTTTCTGGCGGTGCTGACAATGCCATCTGTCTGTGGGATAGCACAACCGGCAAGCTGCTATTCGCCCCGCTTCGGGGGCGTAGGGGATGGATTCAGTCGGTCTCGTTCTCCCCCGATAGCAGGCGCATGGTTTCTGCCTCTCATGACGGGACGGTAGAAATGTGGAACGTGGATGATGGGACTCTGGTGCCTAGCGACCTGATCGGAAGACTCGAGTACGAGGTCTACTCAGTGGCATTCTCGCCCGACGGCGAACGCATTGCTTTCGGCTGTAGGGGTGGGAAGATCCGTATATGGGAATCGCAGAAGCTTACACTGGTGTTCAATCTGCCTGTGTCGCAGTACCAATACAAGGGTATCAATTCGCTAAAATTTTCGTCTGATGGCAGATTCATTGTTTCCCATTCATTTCCCGGTGGTATCCGCGTGTTCGACTCGCACAGTTGCGACTTTGTTCTAGGTCCTCTCGATGAATTCTCTGATCGTAGACGCTCAGCTGTGTTCTCGCCTGACGGCAATTACATCGTATCAGGCTCGTCTGGGGGAAGCATTCGAATATGGAGGGTGGAAGGTTGGGCCCCTGCATATGAGCCACTCGAGGGTCACCAAGACTTGGTCTGCTCCCTAGCATATTCGCCTGACGGTGCATACATCGTCTCAGCCTCACAAGACTCGACGATCCGAGTATGGAAGGCACCAGGAAGACGTGCCATCTCCAGCTCATCCCAATATGACTCTTCGACTTCAGATCAGAGAGAGCCACATGCTGCGATTGCTGGTGGAATGACGATCGGTGACGATGGGTGGGCACGAAACCGCGACTCACAGCTACTGTTCTGGGTTCCGTTCGGTCTGCAAGAACACCTCCCGCACCCCGAGAACTTGTATATCATTGAACCTGAAGGTATAATGCGAGTGGACTATAGCCAGCCCCTGTTGCTTG CTGCCAAGTTTACATACGTGGCGGAGGGAAACGCCGGGTGCCTTGCAATTGGGTCACGGTCGGCGCTTCCTGTGTTGCGAGCCCTCAAAAAGAGCGAGGCCGCGAATGACGATCGTAACGTTCACGCCCACATTGTTCTCATAGGAAGCTTGGATCAGGTACTAAAATCAGCGTTTCAACCCGCACT CACGCGACTCATCCTTCTTGCGGCTCTGGCCGAGGTGGCTCTTGGAGTTCACCATCAAGACTTTAAATCGTGTTCACAGTCTGGGTTCTGTCGTCGCGGACGTGCTATTGCGAAACGTGCCGACGACGTTGGTGGGAAATGGACATCTCCCTATGCTATCGATACCACCAATCTGAGGATATCTCCTGACCGAAGCAAAATCACTATGCCTGTCAAATCTTCCATCCATCCTGACATCAAATTCCAGCTCAGCGTTATCGTCCACGAGGATGGCACGGCGCGTGTCCGAATGGACGAGGTTGACGGACTGAGGAAGCGCTACGACGGTGCTGCCGACTGGGCACTGGCCAGCACTCCCGAGGCACGTGGTGTTGACTGGAAACCTGTCGATGGCGGTATCGAGGGACGGTGGGACGGATTGTTACTATGTGTCACATATGAGCCCTTGCTCATCGAGCTTATTCGCGATGGGCGCGTCGAAGTGTCGGTTAATGGGCGTGGCCTTTTGCATATGGAGCACTTCAGGAACAAGCACCAGGCCGAGCATAATACCAACAAAGCTTACACTCAGCATGCTCAGGGTGAGCAGAAGGTTATAGAGGAACCCAAGCCCAAGGTCAACGCCTGGTTCGAGGGCGAGACAGAAGATGGCTACTGGGAGGAACGATTCAAGTCATGGACGGATTCCAAGCCCAAAG GTCCCGAGTCCTTCTCTCTCGATATTACATTCCCCACCCACGCCCAGGTCTACGGTATACCTCAGCACGCTGCTCCACTGTCTCTTCCTACCACCACTGGCGAGGGATCTTTCTTCAACGACCCATACCGCTTATATAACTTGGATGTATTCGAACACGAGGCTTCCTCCACTATGCCGCTCTACGGCGCCATTCCCCTCCTTCATGCGCACAGCGAACACAGCACCGTAGGCGTTTTCCTTGCCGTTGCTTCCGAAACATGGATCGATATTTCACGCACACCCGACGCAGCTGGTACCCGCACACACTGGATTGCCGAGTCTGGCATCATCGATCTTTTTATTCTTCCTGGCCCTAGCACCCAAGACATCTTCTCGCAATACGCCCGCTTGACCGGTAACCCTGTGCTCCCCGCTCTCTGGTCGCTGGGCTATCACCAATGCCGATGGACTTATGTTTCTTCGGATGATGTACGCAGTGTACAGAAGAGGTTCGACGAGGAAGATATGCCTCTCGACGTACTCTGGCTGGATATCGAGTACGCAAAGGATCGTATGTACTTTATGTGGGGCGAACACGCGTTCCCGGACCCGATTCAAATGACCAAGGACGTTATGGCTATTGGACGCAAGGCAAGTATTCTTCCTTTGGCCACTT TGTACACTGCTGCCAGAGAACTCGATGTGCTCGTCAAACGTCCAGGCGGAAAAGACGAATTCGAGGGACGGTGTTGGTCCGGATCAAGTGCTTGGGTTGACTTTCTGCATCCTGCTAGCTGGGACTGGTGGAAGAACCTGTACAAATTCGACAAGCCGGCCGTGGAAGGCGAGGAGAAGGCTGTCGACTGGGTTTGGAGGGCTAGTTCTGAGGGTATGCATATTTGGAATGACATGAACGAG CCATCTGTTTTCGACGGTCCAGAGATTACGATGCAAAAGGATAATGTGCATTACGGCGGATGGGAACACCGTGATGTTCATAATATCAATGGAATGCTCTAC CATAACATTACTGCTCAAGCCGTCAAGGAAAGACAATCTCCGGCCAAGCGTCCTTTTGTACTCACTCGCTCGTTCTTTGCTGGGTCACAACGTCATGGAGCAATGTGGACCGGTGATAacatgggtacttgggagcacATGGCCGTTGGTATCAGGATGGTGCTTACGAGCAATATTGCTGGAATGAGCTTTGCGGGAG CTGATGTCGGAGGATACTTTGGTAACCCTCCTCCCGAGATGCTGGTGCGATGGTACCAAGTTGGCGCATTTACACCATTCTTCCGTGCCCATGCCCACCTGGACACGAAGCGTCGAGAACCTTACCTCTTGGCGGACCCGTACAAGAGCATAGTTCGCGATGTCTTGCGCTTACGTTATACGCTTTTACCTGTCTGGTACACGGCATTCAGAGAGACCAGTGTTACCGGTATGCCGGTCTTGAG ACCCCATTACGTCGTCTTCCCCAAGGATAAACAGGGGTTCGCTATTGACGACCAGTATTATATCGGAAACTCGGGACTTTTGGTCAAGCCTATCACTGCACCTGGGGTTGACAAAACAAGTGTGTACTTTGCGGGAGCTCAG CCTCATTACGACTACCAAACCTACGAGGTCTACCAGGGCTCTGAGCGTGGTAGGAACGTGATCGTACCTGCTCCTCTTGGAAAGATCCCACTCTTCGTCCAAGCCGGACATGTCATACCCACACGCCAACGTCCACGCCGTTCGTCCCCGCTGATGAAGAACGACCCGTTCACACTCCTTATGGCGCTCGATAACCAAGGGTCAGCGGGAGGCGACCTATACCTGGACGACGGAGAAAGCTACGACCACGAGACCGGGTCCCTGATTTGGCGCCAGTTCTTTGCTCAGATGGCCGACGGCGGGCTGGTGATTGCCGGAGACGACCTCGTGAACGAGAACCTCGACCGAACGGTCGATCAAACGGCGCTGGAGCAATACAACCCGGAGAACGCGTTTGCAAAGAGCATCGCTCAAGTTCGCGTCGAGCGGATTATCATTCTCGGTAGCAAGAAGCCCAAGGCGGTGCTTAAAGATCGTCTCCCGCTCGAATTCACCTACGAGGCCGGTGTCACCTTTGACCAAAACAAGGACGGTCGTGCGAGTGTGTTGACTATCAAGAACCCCGGGGCGTTTATTGTTAAGACTTGGGGTGTGTATGTTCAATACTAA
- a CDS encoding cytochrome P450 family protein — protein sequence MADVEKLLAGSLGALALVWLCHRTLHQQLPLPPGPSGHWIWGNVAEMNVPHRPVKAATDWKEQYGDIICLRTLSNTTVIINSEALATELLEKRAAETSDRPRNVFVRELMGWNTSTVLHTHNNRHRQLRKTMALVLQQSQARTYSTLHSSNLLQFLRALAKTPDNYMNHIDDSASRFIMNLAYGHEIIEDDPLVAAVRAGQIYMEDGLATHRWVNSLPFLRYYPAWAPGGEFQKVAREGLRRRLEYANVPFDTVMDGIRRNQLVQPSFTSRLLEQKGGANASEEDVDLIKWSAASLFGGGTATTVSILATLIFCLVIHPEITKKAQDEIDRVIGPNRLPTVHDRGSLPYVEAVLQEVMRYYPVVPLCIPHSTEQDIEFQGYRIPKGSSIEPNLWAILHDPDIYSDPHVFRPERYLESKPAPDPRKYIFGFGRRICPGIHIAYDSTFINCAGLISVFDFRASAELLASVDAAGGRESPDMWKLFNSSKIVRPKPFRCSIQLRNDAAKRLLKTSVTY from the exons ATGGCTGACGTAGAGAAATTATTAGCTGGCTCCCTTGGTGCACTGGCTCTTGTATGGTTGTGTCATCGTACTCTTCATCAGCAGTTGCCTCTGCCACCTGGGCCATCCGGTCACTGGATCTGGGGGAATGTGGCCGAGATGAATGTCCCACACCGGCCAGTCAAAGCTGCCACCGATTGGAAAGAACAATACG GTGATATAATCTGCCTGCGGACACTGTCCAACACAACTGTCATCATCAATAGCGAGGCACTTGCTACTGAGCTACTAGAAAAGCGAGCCGCAGAAACCTCTGACCGCCCGAGAAATGTGTTTGTGAGGGAACT GATGGGATGGAACACAAGCACCGTGTTGCACACACATAACAATCGTCATAGACAACTACGAAAAACAATGGCCTTGGTACTCCAGCAGTCTCAGGCTCGGACATACTCCACATTGCACTCGAGCAACCTCCTACAGTTTTTACGTGCCCTGGCCAAGACCCCAGACAATTACATGAACCATATTGACGATAGCGCATCGAGATTTATTATGAACCTCGCCTACGGCCACGAGATCATCGAAGATGACCCGCTCGTAGCTGCAGTAAGGGCGGGCCAAATCTATATGGAGGACGGGTTGGCTACGCATCGATGGGTAAACTCTCTGCCTTTCC TGCGTTATTACCCCGCCTGGGCACCAGGAGGGGAATTTCAAAAGGTAGCTCGAGAAGGTCTTCGTAGGCGTCTCGAGTATGCCAATGTTCCTTTCGACACCGTGATGGACGGGATT CGTAGGAACCAGCTAGTTCAGCCCTCGTTCACTTCACGCCTGTTGGAACAAAAAGGAGGTGCGAACGCCTCTGAAGAAGACGTGGACCTGATCAAATGGTCTGCTGCTTCTTTGTTTGGAG GTGGTACTGCTACA ACGGTTAGCATTCTTGCAACTCTTATATTTTGTCTTGTGATACACCCCGAAATTACCAAGAAAGCGCAAGATGAGATCGACCGGGTCATTGGCCCCAATAGGCTCCCGACAGTACACGACCGAGGCTCACTTCCATATGTTGAGGCTGTGCTTCAAGAAGTAATGAGATACTACCCTGTGGTACCATTAT GCATTCCGCATTCGACGGAACAAGACATTGAGTTTCAAGGATATCGCATTCCCAAGGGTAGCTCTATCGAGCCAAACCTATG GGCTATACTTCACGACCCAGATATTTACTCTGACCCACATGTTTTCCGGCCCGAAAGATATCTGGAATCAAAACCAGCTCCTGACCCGCGCAAATACATCTTTGGATTTGGAAGACGCATATGCCCTGGGATCCACATAGCCTATGATAGCACCTTCATCAACTGCGCTGGCTTGATATCGGTGTTTGACTTCCGGGCGAGTGCCGAACTATTGGCTAGCGTTGATGCTGCCGGTGGTCGCGAATCTCCAGATATGTGGAAGCTTTTCAACAGTTCAAAAATTGT TCGACCTAAGCCCTTCAGATGTTCAATCCAACTTCGGAATGATGCTGCAAAACGTCTACTCAAAACTTCTGTGACCTATTGA
- a CDS encoding cytochrome P450 family protein, with product MNFLEEKRILFLLGVTLALVLYRRWRKTKSRLPLPPAPFPSHWAFGHKEFFGLPHRHVLLGTKYRSICGEVIGVSTTFAHHIYLNSLDAVTELLEKRAGVTSDRPPNTMIKDLMGWSQGVALHAHDERHKKMRRVIASALHPAAARSYAQQHMDNTLAFVRNISGSPRMFKEHAKNAIGAFILRMTYGHIVTKDDTFISLIHEAVHYFALGVGKHYWVNDIPLLKYVPSWVPGAGFQKVAARGKELRNQYASEPFDKVLEQIRHNQLSRVSYTSRLLEEKGGGNASPEDIDLIKWTAAAMYLAGSTTTLHIVVVLFFMMALYPEVAQRAQAEIDTVVGRGRLPGFTDRESMPYMEALLQELMRVSPPTPLGFPHAATEDIEFRGYRIPKGASINPNVWAILHDPKHYPSPHTFTPDRYLKSVPDPDPRRFNFGFGRRVCPGLHVANDTAWVMCAAVLASFDIHAGSELSRRVRELGGRESPRLYELYEGFGGGLPLAFEYNITIRDKAAAELLESSA from the exons ATGAACTTCCTGGAAGAAAAACGGATTCTTTTTTTGCTCGGAGTTACTCTAGCTCTGGTACTGTATCGCAGGTGGCGCAAAACTAAAAGCAGACTTCCGCTTCCACCTGCTCCATTTCCATCCCACTGGGCTTTCGGCCACAAAGAGTTCTTTGGGTTGCCGCACCGGCATGTACTATTAGGAACCAAGTACAGATCAATTTGCG GTGAGGTAATTGGCGTATCAACTACATTCGCGCACCATATCTATCTCAACAGCCTTGATGCCGTGACCGAGCTTCTTGAGAAACGGGCCGGAGTGACTTCAGACCGTCCACCAAATACGATGATTAAAGATCT TATGGGATGGAGCCAAGGTGTCGCGCTACATGCTCACGACGAGCGGCACAAAAAAATGCGTCGGGTGATAGCATCGGCGCTTCACCCAGCGGCCGCACGCTCTTATGCTCAACAACACATGGATAATACGTTAGCTTTCGTTCGAAACATTTCTGGAAGCCCCAGGATGTTCAAAGAGCACGCCAAGAATGCCATTGGAGCATTCATCCTAAGGATGACATATGGCCATATCGTCACAAAGGACGACACCTTTATTTCTTTGATACACGAGGCAGTTCATTACTTTGCATTAGGGGTTGGTAAACACTATTGGGTCAACGACATACCGCTCC TTAAATACGTACCATCGTGGGTTCCCGGTGCTGGTTTCCAGAAAGTTGCAGCTCGAGGGAAAGAACTCAGGAATCAATATGCAAGCGAGCCTTTTGATAAAGTTCTCGAACAGATA CGTCACAACCAACTGTCTCGTGTATCATACACGTCCCGGTTACTTGAAGAGAAAGGGGGAGGAAATGCTTCTCCTGAAGACATTGATCTAATTAAATGGACAGCAGCCGCCATGTACCTAG CTGGTTCGACAACG ACCCTGCATATTGTAGTAGTTCTATTTTTTATGATGGCGCTGTACCCTGAAGTCGCACAACGGGCTCAGGCTGAAATAGACACTGTGGTTGGGCGCGGACGTCTTCCTGGTTTCACCGACCGAGAGTCAATGCCATACATGGAAGCACTCTTACAGGAGTTGATGCGGGTATCTCCTCCAACCCCACTTG GGTTCCCTCATGCTGCCACGGAAGATATCGAATTCAGGGGGTATCGCATTCCCAAAGGCGCGAGCATTAACCCTAACGTATG GGCCATTCTTCATGACCCGAAACATTACCCATCACCGCATACATTCACACCCGACCGCTACCTCAAATCGGTCCCGGATCCAGATCCTAGGAGGTTCAACTTTGGATTTGGTCGTCGTGTGTGTCCTGGGCTTCATGTCGCGAACGATACAGCGTGGGTCATGTGCGCAGCAGTGTTGGCATCATTCGATATCCACGCCGGAAGCGAATTGAGCAGACGTGTAAGAGAACTTGGAGGGCGTGAAAGCCCCAGGTTGTATGAGCTTTACGAAGGATTCGGAGGAGG GTTACCGCTGGCCTTTGAGTACAATATTACTATACGTGATAAGGCTGCTGCAGAACTTTTAGAATCGAGTGCTTAA